The Lacrimispora xylanolytica genome has a segment encoding these proteins:
- the nifS gene encoding cysteine desulfurase NifS: MKQLIYLDNAATTKTRPEVVETMLPYFTEFYGNPSSVYEFSGISKKAITGARETIANALGAKSNEIYFTAGGSEADNWALIATAEAYETKGKHIITSKIEHHAVLHTCEYLEKRGFEVTYLDVDENGVIKLEELKKAIRPDTILITIMFANNEIGTIEPIKEIGQIAKERGVLFHTDAVQAFGHVPINVDEYNIDMLSASGHKINGPKGIGFLYIRTGIKSRSFVHGGGQERKRRAGTENVPGIVGFGKAVELAISEMDERIQKETDLREYLMNRVMDEIPYTRINGHRKNRLSNNVNFAFQFIEGESLLIMLDMKGICGSSGSACTSGSLDPSHVLLAIGLPHEIAHGSLRLTLDQVNTREEMDYVVESMKEIVDKLRSMSPLYEDYMRHQAK, translated from the coding sequence ATGAAGCAGTTGATTTATCTTGACAATGCAGCAACGACGAAAACACGACCAGAGGTCGTGGAGACTATGCTGCCTTATTTTACGGAATTTTATGGAAATCCATCTTCCGTATATGAGTTTTCCGGGATCTCAAAAAAGGCCATTACAGGAGCCAGAGAGACCATTGCAAACGCCCTGGGTGCAAAATCCAATGAGATTTATTTTACCGCAGGCGGCTCGGAGGCTGATAACTGGGCACTGATTGCTACGGCAGAAGCCTACGAAACAAAAGGAAAACACATCATTACCAGCAAGATTGAACATCATGCGGTGCTTCACACCTGTGAGTATTTAGAAAAACGGGGCTTTGAAGTTACTTATTTAGATGTAGATGAGAACGGTGTGATAAAACTGGAGGAATTAAAAAAAGCCATTCGTCCGGATACCATTCTCATTACCATTATGTTTGCCAATAACGAAATTGGTACCATAGAACCAATCAAAGAAATTGGACAGATTGCAAAGGAACGCGGAGTTCTCTTCCATACGGATGCAGTCCAGGCTTTCGGTCATGTGCCGATTAATGTAGATGAATACAATATCGATATGCTCAGTGCCAGCGGTCATAAAATCAACGGACCAAAGGGCATTGGCTTTCTATATATAAGAACCGGAATCAAATCCCGTTCCTTTGTACACGGAGGCGGTCAGGAAAGAAAGCGCCGTGCAGGAACTGAGAATGTTCCAGGAATCGTTGGCTTTGGAAAAGCGGTTGAGCTTGCCATTTCAGAGATGGATGAAAGAATCCAGAAAGAAACCGATCTCCGGGAATATTTAATGAATCGCGTCATGGATGAGATTCCGTATACCAGGATTAATGGTCATAGAAAGAACAGACTTTCCAATAATGTTAATTTTGCATTCCAGTTCATTGAGGGAGAATCTCTTCTCATCATGCTGGATATGAAGGGCATCTGCGGCTCCAGCGGTTCCGCCTGTACTTCCGGGTCTTTAGATCCATCCCATGTACTTTTAGCCATTGGGCTGCCTCATGAGATCGCTCATGGATCCCTTCGCCTTACCCTGGATCAGGTTAATACCAGAGAAGAGATGGATTATGTAGTGGAGTCCATGAAAGAGATTGTAGATAAGCTTCGCAGCATGTCACCTCTTTATGAAGATTATATGAGACATCAGGCCAAATAA
- a CDS encoding N-acetylmuramoyl-L-alanine amidase, with translation MRNLRKSKVWLLLFMLLLCASVLMGCQKKYQALDAPSVEEAQGGLPEGDKESAPVSIEDSSGKAESSSNEASVTKETAPAFQGEDETVYVTATSVNVRKSPSSSGEILTKLNKGTSLKRTGYSSSWSRVVLDGKISYVSSQYLSKDKPKEEEPSKASTVSSKGAGKIIAIDAGHQAKGNSEKEPVAPGSSQMKAKVASGATGVKTGIPEYKLTLAVSLKLKKELTDRGYQVYMIRESDDVNISNAERAEMANKSGADIFIRVHANSLNDSSVHGVLTMSQTSKNPYNGNLYDKSHALSKTVVDGIAAQTGFKNKGIQETDSMSGINWCKIPVTIVEMGFLSNPEEDQKMASEEYRDKIAKGIADGVDAYYAK, from the coding sequence GTGAGAAATCTAAGAAAAAGTAAGGTCTGGTTACTCCTTTTTATGCTTCTTCTTTGTGCATCAGTCCTTATGGGCTGTCAGAAAAAGTACCAGGCCCTGGATGCCCCTTCGGTGGAAGAAGCCCAGGGTGGTCTGCCTGAGGGAGATAAGGAATCAGCTCCTGTTTCCATAGAAGACAGTTCAGGAAAAGCGGAATCAAGCTCCAATGAGGCATCGGTCACAAAGGAAACGGCTCCTGCATTTCAGGGAGAAGATGAAACCGTATACGTGACTGCCACATCAGTAAATGTAAGAAAGTCTCCTTCTTCCAGTGGTGAGATTCTTACAAAGCTTAACAAAGGCACTTCCTTAAAGCGGACCGGCTATAGCAGCTCCTGGAGCCGCGTGGTGCTTGATGGAAAGATCAGCTATGTCTCTTCCCAGTACTTGTCAAAGGACAAGCCAAAGGAAGAGGAACCAAGCAAAGCGTCTACAGTTTCCTCAAAGGGAGCAGGTAAGATCATAGCCATTGATGCAGGTCATCAGGCTAAGGGAAATTCTGAGAAGGAACCAGTTGCCCCAGGCTCTTCCCAGATGAAGGCGAAGGTGGCATCAGGAGCAACCGGTGTTAAGACCGGAATCCCCGAATATAAGCTTACCCTTGCCGTATCCTTAAAGCTGAAAAAAGAGCTGACGGACAGAGGCTATCAGGTGTATATGATCCGTGAGTCCGATGATGTGAATATCAGCAATGCAGAGAGAGCCGAGATGGCAAACAAAAGCGGTGCCGATATCTTTATCCGTGTTCATGCCAATTCTTTAAATGACAGCAGTGTTCATGGTGTTTTAACTATGAGCCAGACATCGAAAAATCCATACAACGGCAATCTATACGATAAGAGCCATGCTCTTTCTAAGACAGTCGTTGATGGAATTGCAGCACAGACAGGATTTAAGAACAAGGGAATTCAGGAGACTGATTCCATGAGCGGCATCAACTGGTGTAAGATTCCGGTGACCATTGTAGAGATGGGATTTTTAAGCAATCCAGAGGAAGACCAGAAGATGGCTTCGGAAGAATACCGGGATAAGATCGCCAAGGGAATTGCAGACGGTGTCGATGCTTATTATGCCAAATAA
- a CDS encoding Crp/Fnr family transcriptional regulator gives MDVKEACSQIELFQMISEKSNAALEACGSLRRIPKGTHLFWDKEMNQTLYMVVTGFVSLYKINSQGERKTVFLLGKGDVVNEEVLQNMPASINCEAFESSLVLCFHKMDFLAIMRQDFSLTKAMFDSLALKNRRLYRQLKNTSNSLHGEKRVAAKLWRLSKDYGVSEPDGTLINMELSVTYLADMLGSRRETVSRHLKHLTEQGLIRSQNGKIVIPDREALSVFFKSP, from the coding sequence ATGGATGTGAAAGAAGCATGTTCCCAAATTGAATTGTTTCAAATGATATCGGAAAAATCAAACGCTGCGCTGGAAGCCTGCGGAAGTCTGCGCCGCATTCCAAAGGGAACTCATCTCTTTTGGGATAAGGAAATGAACCAGACTCTTTATATGGTAGTTACCGGATTTGTATCCCTTTATAAAATCAATTCCCAGGGGGAAAGAAAAACTGTATTTCTTCTTGGCAAGGGCGATGTGGTCAATGAGGAGGTCTTACAGAACATGCCGGCTTCCATTAACTGCGAGGCCTTTGAATCTTCCCTGGTATTATGCTTTCATAAAATGGATTTTCTGGCAATCATGCGCCAGGACTTTTCCCTGACAAAAGCCATGTTCGATTCTCTGGCCTTAAAAAACCGCCGTCTGTACCGCCAGTTAAAAAATACGTCCAATTCCCTCCACGGGGAAAAGCGGGTAGCTGCTAAGCTTTGGAGACTGTCTAAGGATTATGGCGTTTCAGAGCCTGACGGAACTTTAATTAATATGGAGCTAAGCGTTACCTATCTGGCGGATATGCTGGGCTCAAGACGGGAAACCGTGTCCCGTCATCTAAAGCATCTCACTGAACAAGGTCTTATCCGATCTCAGAATGGAAAAATTGTCATTCCTGACAGGGAGGCCCTCTCTGTTTTTTTCAAGTCACCGTGA
- a CDS encoding formate/nitrite transporter family protein produces MFQEEYSALAKAAEMKSKFFKSNPVGYWIASMLAGIYVGFGILLINSAGGMISGQPYVKIIMGMSFGIALSLVIMAGAELFTGNNLVMLGGVFHGTVKFSDTVKVWVICFLGNWAGSFLLALIFWGAGLTKGPVGEFMANAAAAKMAIPLVPLFLRGVLCNVLVCLAIWCSFRCKSESGKLIMVFWCLFAFITSGYEHSIANMTLLSVGILNPGEAAVSLSGYFYNIIVVTLGNMAGGILFTAIPYYLISRKKEV; encoded by the coding sequence ATGTTTCAGGAGGAATATTCAGCGTTAGCAAAAGCAGCAGAAATGAAATCAAAGTTCTTTAAAAGCAACCCGGTTGGTTACTGGATTGCATCTATGCTGGCAGGTATTTATGTGGGGTTTGGAATACTGCTGATTAACTCTGCGGGAGGTATGATTTCTGGTCAGCCCTATGTAAAGATTATTATGGGAATGTCCTTTGGTATTGCCCTTAGCCTTGTTATCATGGCTGGTGCCGAACTCTTTACCGGTAATAATTTAGTCATGTTAGGCGGGGTTTTTCATGGTACGGTTAAGTTTTCAGATACAGTTAAAGTATGGGTCATCTGTTTTCTCGGAAACTGGGCTGGTTCCTTTCTTCTTGCACTTATTTTCTGGGGAGCCGGGCTGACAAAGGGTCCTGTGGGAGAATTCATGGCAAACGCAGCCGCAGCAAAGATGGCAATCCCTCTGGTTCCTCTCTTTTTAAGAGGGGTGCTTTGTAATGTATTAGTCTGTCTTGCCATCTGGTGCAGCTTCCGCTGCAAATCAGAGAGCGGAAAGCTGATCATGGTATTTTGGTGTCTCTTTGCTTTTATTACCAGCGGCTATGAGCACAGCATTGCCAATATGACCTTACTCTCCGTAGGTATCTTAAATCCAGGGGAAGCGGCAGTATCACTCTCTGGTTATTTTTACAACATCATCGTAGTGACTCTGGGAAATATGGCAGGAGGAATCCTGTTTACTGCAATTCCATACTATTTGATTTCCAGAAAGAAGGAGGTTTAG
- the mnmA gene encoding tRNA 2-thiouridine(34) synthase MnmA, with product MSKAKVVVGMSGGVDSSVAAWLLKEQGYDVIGVTMQIWQDEDNNTQEENGGCCGLSAVDDARRVAWDLSIPYYVMNFKEEFKSSVIDYFVEEYQKGRTPNPCIACNRYVKWESLLKRSLDIGADYIATGHYAQIDKLPNGRFALKKSVTAAKDQTYALYNLTQEQLSRTLMPVGAYSKDQIREIATQISLRVAHKPDSQEICFIPDNDYAGFIEENAGEKAPEGNFVDLDGKVIGRHKGITHYTVGQRKGLNLSMGYPVFVVEIRPETNEVVIGKGEDVFSDTLRAGTLNWMSVDGLHGEEMKVTAKIRYSHKGASCTIKEVEDGIVECRFEEPQRAITPGQAVVFYDGDYVVGGGTIL from the coding sequence ATGAGTAAAGCGAAAGTAGTAGTTGGAATGTCAGGAGGCGTGGATTCCTCAGTCGCCGCCTGGCTTTTAAAAGAGCAGGGTTACGACGTGATCGGAGTCACCATGCAGATATGGCAGGATGAGGATAATAATACCCAGGAAGAAAACGGAGGCTGCTGCGGACTCAGTGCAGTAGACGATGCCAGACGTGTTGCCTGGGATCTTTCTATTCCTTATTATGTCATGAATTTCAAAGAGGAATTTAAATCAAGTGTTATTGATTATTTTGTAGAGGAATACCAAAAGGGAAGAACGCCCAATCCCTGCATCGCCTGTAACCGGTATGTGAAATGGGAATCTCTCTTAAAACGGAGTCTGGATATTGGTGCCGATTACATTGCAACCGGCCACTACGCCCAGATAGACAAGCTGCCAAACGGACGGTTTGCCTTAAAAAAGTCAGTCACTGCTGCGAAGGACCAGACCTATGCCCTTTATAATCTGACCCAGGAGCAGCTTTCCCGTACCTTAATGCCGGTAGGCGCTTATTCCAAGGACCAGATCAGAGAGATAGCCACTCAGATCAGCCTGCGGGTCGCTCATAAGCCGGACAGCCAGGAGATCTGCTTTATTCCGGATAATGATTATGCAGGCTTTATTGAAGAGAATGCAGGAGAAAAAGCACCGGAAGGTAACTTTGTAGATTTAGACGGCAAGGTCATCGGGCGTCATAAAGGCATTACCCATTATACGGTGGGCCAGAGAAAAGGTCTTAACTTATCCATGGGATATCCTGTCTTTGTGGTGGAGATCCGCCCGGAAACCAATGAAGTAGTCATTGGAAAGGGAGAAGATGTATTTTCAGATACCCTTCGTGCCGGTACCCTTAACTGGATGTCAGTGGACGGGCTTCATGGGGAAGAGATGAAGGTTACTGCCAAGATCCGTTACAGCCACAAGGGTGCTTCCTGTACCATAAAGGAAGTGGAAGATGGAATCGTAGAGTGCCGCTTTGAGGAACCTCAGCGTGCAATCACACCTGGACAGGCAGTGGTATTTTATGATGGGGACTATGTAGTAGGAGGAGGAACCATACTGTGA
- a CDS encoding argininosuccinate synthase: MKEKVILAYSGGLDTTAIIPWLKEHFDYDVVCCCIDCGQGNELDGLEERAKLSGASKLYIEDLVDDFSDNYIIPCVQANAVYENKYLLGTSMARPAIAKRLVEIARKEGATAICHGATGKGNDQIRFELGIKALAPDLKIIAPWRMTDVWTMQSREDEIEYCKQHGIDLPFSADSSYSRDRNLWHISHEGLELEDPANEPNYDHLLVLGVSPEQAPNEGEYVTMTFEKGVPVSVNGKKMKVSDIITTLNELGGKHGIGIIDIVENRVVGMKSRGVYETPGGTILLEAHQQLEELVLDRATMEVKKDMGNKFAQIVYEGKWFTPLREAIQAFVTSTQEYVTGEVKFKLYKGNIIKAGTTSPYSLYSESLASFTTGDLYDHHDADGFITLFGLPLKVRAMKMQEAEKKN, translated from the coding sequence ATGAAAGAAAAAGTTATTTTAGCTTATTCCGGAGGACTGGATACCACAGCAATTATCCCTTGGTTAAAGGAGCATTTTGATTACGATGTTGTTTGCTGCTGCATCGACTGCGGCCAGGGAAATGAATTAGACGGTCTGGAAGAGAGAGCCAAATTATCCGGCGCTTCTAAATTATATATTGAAGATCTCGTTGATGATTTCAGCGACAATTACATTATTCCCTGTGTCCAGGCAAATGCCGTATACGAGAATAAATACCTGTTAGGCACTTCCATGGCACGTCCTGCCATTGCAAAAAGACTGGTAGAAATTGCAAGAAAAGAAGGAGCCACTGCTATTTGCCACGGAGCTACCGGAAAAGGAAATGACCAGATTCGTTTTGAGCTTGGCATCAAGGCGCTTGCACCAGATTTAAAGATCATTGCTCCATGGCGTATGACTGATGTATGGACCATGCAGTCCAGAGAAGATGAAATCGAGTACTGCAAGCAGCATGGAATCGACCTTCCCTTCTCCGCAGACAGCAGCTACAGCCGTGACCGTAACTTATGGCACATCAGCCACGAGGGCTTAGAGCTTGAGGATCCAGCCAATGAACCTAATTATGACCATCTTTTAGTACTTGGCGTTTCCCCAGAGCAGGCACCAAATGAAGGCGAGTATGTAACCATGACCTTTGAAAAGGGAGTTCCAGTAAGCGTTAACGGGAAAAAGATGAAGGTTTCTGATATTATCACCACCTTAAATGAGCTGGGCGGAAAGCATGGAATCGGTATCATCGACATCGTTGAAAACCGTGTAGTTGGAATGAAATCAAGAGGTGTTTATGAAACTCCAGGCGGCACCATCTTATTAGAGGCTCATCAGCAGTTGGAGGAGCTTGTGTTAGACCGTGCTACTATGGAAGTGAAAAAGGATATGGGAAATAAATTTGCTCAGATCGTTTACGAAGGAAAATGGTTTACTCCTCTTCGCGAAGCCATTCAGGCGTTCGTAACTTCCACTCAGGAGTATGTGACTGGCGAAGTGAAATTCAAGCTTTATAAAGGAAATATTATTAAGGCTGGAACTACCTCTCCTTATTCCTTATACAGTGAATCCCTTGCTTCCTTTACCACTGGAGATCTTTATGATCACCATGACGCTGACGGATTCATCACACTGTTCGGCCTTCCGTTAAAGGTTCGTGCTATGAAGATGCAGGAAGCTGAGAAGAAGAATTAA
- a CDS encoding patatin-like phospholipase family protein yields MADYGLALAGGGTRGAAHVGVLTALEENGLLPDYIAGASAGSIVAGLYAAGMDIGEMRETVRWLAKHGKSLIDPDVLGIALFLPQIILGKQTSLRGLIKGNRLQNFLCDLTNNLGIQGKCRGILIPAVDINSGDTIVFTNLFQEQIPLSALKLEHVKWERSGTLCEVMMASSSVPAIFRPRPIKNFLLVDGGVTNNLPVDLLIASGVPRVLGVDIGEKYEKPHDDSIIEIAYHSFSVMSRDLKDCGSGGEVMLLKPPLPKEAGLLTFDCMEECMENGYIYTKQMIPRIKKALEKQ; encoded by the coding sequence ATGGCAGATTACGGACTGGCGCTGGCAGGGGGCGGTACCAGAGGGGCTGCCCATGTGGGTGTTTTAACAGCCTTGGAGGAGAATGGACTTCTACCGGATTATATCGCAGGAGCCAGCGCTGGAAGCATAGTGGCAGGGCTTTACGCAGCAGGTATGGACATTGGGGAAATGAGGGAGACGGTGCGTTGGTTAGCCAAGCACGGAAAAAGCCTGATTGACCCTGACGTTCTTGGGATTGCGTTATTTCTTCCCCAGATTATATTGGGAAAGCAGACTTCCCTTAGAGGTCTCATTAAGGGAAACCGATTACAAAATTTTCTTTGTGATCTTACCAACAATTTAGGAATACAGGGGAAATGCAGAGGAATTTTGATTCCGGCTGTGGATATTAACAGCGGAGATACCATTGTATTCACCAATTTATTTCAGGAACAGATTCCTCTCTCGGCCTTAAAACTGGAACATGTAAAATGGGAGAGAAGCGGTACCTTGTGTGAGGTGATGATGGCAAGTTCTTCTGTTCCCGCCATCTTCCGCCCAAGACCTATTAAGAATTTTCTGCTGGTAGATGGGGGAGTGACGAACAATCTTCCGGTAGACTTATTAATTGCCTCCGGAGTCCCCAGAGTGTTAGGCGTGGATATTGGAGAAAAGTATGAGAAGCCTCATGACGATTCCATTATAGAGATCGCTTATCATTCCTTCTCCGTGATGAGCCGGGATTTAAAGGACTGCGGAAGCGGAGGCGAGGTCATGCTCTTAAAGCCGCCTTTACCAAAGGAAGCAGGACTTCTTACCTTTGACTGCATGGAGGAGTGCATGGAAAATGGTTATATTTATACAAAACAGATGATTCCCCGCATTAAGAAAGCGCTGGAGAAGCAGTGA
- a CDS encoding GNAT family N-acetyltransferase — MEITFRYADRQDLGLILEYIKELAEYEKLQDEVVATEEILEEWIFNQKKAEVILAQADGKEAGFILFFHNFSTFLGRAGIYLEDLFVRSEYRGAGVGKALLKKLASITVERGCGRLEWSCLDWNQKSIDFYRSMGAVSMDEWTVYRVTGDSLKQLGE, encoded by the coding sequence ATGGAGATTACTTTTCGATATGCTGACAGACAGGACTTAGGATTGATTCTCGAATATATTAAGGAACTGGCTGAATACGAAAAGCTACAGGATGAAGTAGTAGCAACGGAGGAAATTTTAGAAGAGTGGATATTTAACCAGAAAAAAGCAGAGGTTATTCTGGCTCAGGCTGACGGAAAGGAAGCAGGCTTTATCCTGTTCTTCCATAACTTCTCCACCTTCCTTGGAAGAGCCGGCATCTATCTGGAAGACCTTTTTGTGAGATCAGAATACCGGGGAGCGGGAGTAGGAAAAGCGCTTCTTAAAAAACTGGCATCCATAACCGTAGAGCGTGGCTGTGGAAGACTGGAGTGGTCATGTCTTGACTGGAATCAGAAAAGCATAGACTTTTACCGTTCCATGGGAGCGGTTTCTATGGATGAGTGGACTGTTTACCGGGTTACCGGGGATTCCTTAAAGCAATTAGGAGAATAA
- the argC gene encoding N-acetyl-gamma-glutamyl-phosphate reductase yields the protein MIKAGIIGSTGYAGGELARLLLQRDDVEIIWYGSKSYVDQKYASVYQNMFGIVEGSCLDDNIEALAEQADVIFTATPQGYLASLLNDTILSKTKVIDLSADYRIKDVAVYEEWYKMVHKTPHYIKEAVYGLPEINREKIKEARLIANPGCYPTCSILSIYPLVKEGLIDPASIIIDAKSGTSGAGRGAKVDNLYCEVNENIKAYGVGTHRHTPEIEEQLSYGAGNPVTISFTPHLVPMNRGILVTAYGTLTKKVSNEEIKEIYHKYYEKEYFVRVLNGDITPQTKWVEGSNFVDVNAVVDERTNRVIMMGAMDNLVKGAAGQAVQNMNLLFGLPEQKGLKLIPMFP from the coding sequence ATGATAAAAGCAGGTATCATTGGCTCGACCGGATATGCAGGAGGAGAGCTTGCAAGACTTTTGCTCCAGAGAGATGATGTGGAAATTATATGGTACGGTTCCAAAAGCTATGTAGATCAGAAATATGCTTCTGTATATCAAAACATGTTTGGAATCGTAGAAGGCAGCTGTCTGGATGATAATATAGAAGCTTTGGCAGAACAAGCAGATGTAATCTTTACGGCAACACCTCAGGGTTACCTGGCATCTCTGCTGAATGACACTATTCTATCAAAGACAAAGGTTATTGATTTAAGTGCAGATTACCGGATCAAGGACGTTGCAGTATACGAAGAATGGTATAAAATGGTTCACAAAACGCCTCATTATATTAAGGAAGCAGTTTATGGACTCCCTGAGATTAACCGGGAAAAAATTAAGGAAGCAAGGCTGATCGCCAATCCAGGCTGTTATCCTACCTGTTCGATTCTAAGTATTTATCCTCTGGTAAAGGAAGGCCTTATAGACCCGGCCAGCATCATTATTGATGCAAAATCAGGAACCTCCGGCGCTGGCAGAGGAGCTAAGGTAGATAATCTTTACTGTGAAGTCAACGAAAACATCAAGGCTTATGGCGTAGGAACTCACAGACATACACCGGAAATAGAAGAACAGCTTTCCTACGGAGCCGGAAATCCGGTTACCATCAGCTTTACTCCTCATCTTGTACCAATGAATCGGGGAATCCTGGTGACTGCATATGGAACTCTTACAAAAAAGGTTTCCAATGAGGAAATCAAAGAAATCTACCATAAATATTATGAGAAGGAATATTTTGTCCGGGTATTAAACGGTGACATTACGCCTCAGACGAAATGGGTGGAAGGCAGCAACTTCGTAGATGTGAATGCGGTGGTGGATGAGAGAACCAACCGGGTCATCATGATGGGAGCCATGGATAATCTGGTTAAGGGAGCCGCAGGACAGGCGGTTCAAAATATGAACCTTCTCTTTGGACTTCCGGAACAAAAGGGGCTTAAGCTGATTCCCATGTTTCCGTAA
- a CDS encoding putative polysaccharide biosynthesis protein — MNESLKIPRKLSPTKYALLTGTILLTSAGLITRVLGFFYRIFLSRTIGAEGLGVFNLIHPVFGICFALCAGSIQTAISQSVAANARKGRSIFRTGLVISVGISVVLAYGIIQFKDIIANNILMEPRCAPLLIFVAVSVPCAAIHACINGYYYGMQRPQVPAFAQIMEQSVRIGAVFLIADIMIKSGMTITVQLAVLGHLIGEVASSLYTITAYRFFPPKMASDAAPIHSGFRDTAPELMQFALPLMGNRLILNILASAEAILIPSRLQMSGLSDSAALSVYGVLTGMALPFILFPSTVFNSLAVLLLPTVAEAQSEGNERRIGSAISMSLRYCLYVGILCIGIFTMFGDDLGVSVFKDNTAGSYMTILAWLCPFLYLVTTMGSILNGLGRTSVTFVQNVISMVVRLLFVLIGIPRFGILAYLVGALVSEILLALMHVLTLKKKMDFVWNAWDMIVKPSALMILAIGIYYAAISFTDPFDGLPLFLKTVLHIMALCIFYLGLLLGAHVMKKDETET; from the coding sequence ATGAATGAATCTTTAAAGATCCCACGAAAACTCTCTCCAACAAAATATGCACTTTTGACCGGCACGATTCTCCTTACTTCTGCCGGACTGATTACCAGAGTGCTGGGCTTTTTTTACCGCATCTTTCTCTCCAGAACCATCGGTGCTGAGGGTCTTGGAGTCTTTAATTTAATTCACCCGGTCTTTGGCATCTGCTTTGCCTTATGCGCAGGCTCGATTCAGACCGCCATATCCCAGTCCGTAGCCGCAAATGCCAGAAAAGGACGGTCTATTTTCCGCACCGGCCTTGTGATTTCTGTGGGAATTTCCGTGGTTTTAGCATATGGTATCATTCAGTTTAAGGATATCATAGCAAATAACATCCTTATGGAACCCAGATGCGCCCCTCTTTTAATCTTTGTGGCTGTGTCCGTTCCCTGTGCCGCCATTCACGCATGCATCAATGGTTACTATTATGGTATGCAAAGACCTCAGGTTCCGGCCTTCGCACAGATCATGGAACAATCCGTCCGGATTGGGGCCGTGTTCCTGATTGCTGATATTATGATAAAATCCGGGATGACAATCACCGTTCAGCTTGCTGTACTGGGCCACTTAATTGGAGAAGTGGCATCTTCCCTTTATACCATTACTGCCTACCGGTTCTTTCCGCCTAAAATGGCATCAGACGCTGCTCCCATACACTCTGGCTTTCGGGATACCGCCCCAGAGCTTATGCAGTTTGCCCTCCCTCTTATGGGAAACCGCCTTATTTTAAATATCCTGGCAAGTGCGGAGGCAATCTTAATTCCCAGCAGACTCCAGATGTCAGGTCTTTCTGACTCTGCTGCTCTATCCGTTTATGGTGTGCTGACCGGAATGGCTCTGCCCTTTATTTTGTTCCCTTCTACGGTATTTAATTCCCTTGCTGTTCTCCTGCTTCCAACGGTTGCAGAAGCCCAGTCAGAGGGAAATGAACGGAGAATCGGATCAGCCATCTCCATGTCACTGCGCTACTGCCTGTATGTGGGTATCCTTTGCATTGGCATATTTACCATGTTTGGGGATGACCTTGGTGTCAGCGTGTTCAAAGACAATACGGCGGGAAGCTATATGACAATCCTTGCCTGGCTATGCCCCTTTTTATACCTGGTCACTACAATGGGAAGTATTTTAAATGGTCTTGGAAGAACCTCCGTCACCTTTGTCCAGAACGTGATTTCCATGGTGGTTCGACTCCTCTTTGTCCTTATTGGCATTCCAAGGTTTGGAATCCTGGCCTATCTGGTGGGGGCTTTGGTAAGCGAAATCTTATTGGCTCTCATGCATGTTCTCACCTTAAAGAAAAAAATGGATTTTGTCTGGAACGCCTGGGATATGATTGTAAAGCCATCGGCTCTCATGATACTGGCCATTGGAATTTATTATGCCGCCATTTCCTTTACAGATCCCTTTGACGGCCTCCCCCTGTTTCTTAAAACAGTCCTACATATCATGGCCTTATGTATCTTCTATTTAGGGTTACTCTTAGGTGCTCACGTTATGAAAAAGGATGAGACCGAGACTTGA
- the nifU gene encoding Fe-S cluster assembly scaffold protein NifU — protein MYTEKVMDHFEHPRNVGEIENASGMGTVGNAKCGDIMRMYLDIDENQVIQDVKFKTFGCGAAVATSSMATELVKGKTVQEAMEITNQAVCEALDGLPPVKVHCSLLAEEAIHAALWDYANKNGIKIDGLKKPKSDIGEEEVEEEY, from the coding sequence ATGTATACTGAAAAAGTAATGGATCATTTTGAGCATCCAAGAAATGTTGGAGAAATAGAGAACGCAAGCGGTATGGGTACCGTAGGAAATGCAAAGTGCGGAGATATCATGAGAATGTACCTGGACATTGATGAGAATCAGGTCATTCAGGATGTAAAATTTAAAACCTTTGGCTGCGGTGCAGCTGTTGCTACCAGCAGTATGGCAACCGAGCTTGTAAAGGGAAAGACAGTACAGGAGGCCATGGAGATTACCAACCAGGCCGTTTGTGAGGCACTCGACGGACTTCCTCCAGTAAAGGTACACTGTTCTTTATTGGCAGAGGAAGCAATTCATGCCGCGTTATGGGATTATGCAAATAAGAACGGGATTAAAATTGACGGCCTTAAGAAACCAAAGTCTGATATTGGTGAAGAAGAGGTTGAAGAAGAATATTAA